CACCTGAACGGGTGCAGAAGTTAGCGGTAATGATAGCACATCCGCCCACAGAACCAAATTCCCATCTTAATCATGTTTCTTTTGCTTGGCCTAAGTCAGTTTTGAAAAATGCTCAGGGGGATTTTGTGGGCTTTTTGATGCCAGAAATTAAGGATGGAAAAGAACTTCTTGATGTTTATAATCCCCGTCGTCGTCAAGCTTTGAAACTTGAAATTGATTGGCGGTTTTTGCACACAACGGCGCTGAATATTGTCTCAATTATTGAAGCATTGCACGCTGCTGGTTATGTTTTGGGAGATATTAAACCACAAAATATTTTAGTTAATAATCGGGCTTTACCTTCAATTATTGATACAGATTCTTTTCAGGTGAAAAATCCAAAAAACGGTAAGGTTTATTATTGTTTAGTTGGTTCAGAGGGATATACACCACCGGAACTGATTGGAAAAGATTTTGATAGGATTGAGCAAACGGAAGTACATGATAGATTCCGGTTAGGAGTAATTATCTATCAATTATTATTTGGTGGTAATAATCCTTTTCAGGGAAAATGGACTGGTGCGGGGGAAACTCCAGATATAAATGAACTTATCTGTCAGGGTTTATGGGTTAATGGGTCAACTAATTTAATTGCAGCAGTAGCAAGAACAATTCCCCTGGAGATTGTTCATCCAGAGATTCAGCAATGTTTTCTGAAATGCTTTAATGATGGGTATAAAAATCCTAATTTCCGCCCTACGGCTAGGAAGTGGTTGGAGGCGTTAAAAGTAGGGAATGATAGGCTAACTATTTGCGGCACGGTAGATAATCATTACTATAGCCGAACTTATGGTAAATGCTATTGGTGCGATCGCTTTGCAAAACTTGGTATTGATATTTTTCCTGGTGTTGTGAAAGCAAAACCATCTGCTGTGGTTGAATCAATATCACAACCACGAGTTATTAGTAATCAATTCATAGGAAACCTACTGCAAACCTTCACTGGTCATTCTAACTGGGTTTTTTCAGTAGCATACAGCCCCGATGGTCAAACCCTGGCTAATGGGAGTGGTGACAACACTATCAAACTGTGGGATGTAAAAACGGGAAACCTACTGCAAACCCTCAAAGGTCATTCTCACCAGGTTAGGTCAGTAGCATACAGCCCCGATGGTCAAACCTTAGCTAGTGGGAGTGTTGACAGGACTATCAAACTGTGGGATGTAAAAACGGGAAACCTACTGCAAACCCTCAAAGGTCATTCTCACCAGGTTAGGTCAGTAGCATACAGCCCCGATGGTCAAACTCTAGCTAGTGGGAGTTATGACAACACTATCAAACTGTGGAATGTAAACACGGGAAACCTACTGCAAACCCTTGAAGGTCATTCTGACTGGGTTATTTCAGTAGCATACAGCCCCGATGGTCAAACCTTAGCTAGTGGGAGTATTGACAGGACTATCAAACTGTGGAATGTAAACACGGGAAACCTACTGCAAACCCTTGAAGGTCATTCTGACTGGGTTATTTCAGTAGCATACAGCCCCGATGGTCAAACGGTCGCTAGTGGGAGTAATGACAATACTATCAAACTGTGGAATGTAAACACGGGAAACCTACTGCAAACCTTCGCTGCTCATTCTAGATCGGTTATTTCAGTAGCATACAGCCCCGATGGTCAAACGGTCGCTAGTGGGAGTAATGACAATACTATCAAACTGTGGAATGTAAAAACGGGAAAGCTACTGCAAACCTTCACTGCTCATTCTAGCTCGGTTCTTTCAGTAGCATACAGCCCCGACGGTCAAACCCTGGCTAGTGGGAGTAGTGACAACACTATCAAGATTTGGCGGTTAAAGTAGTCATTGATAAGGTTTTATTAGCAATGGTCTATTTTAACATCCTGTAAATCCTAAAATCCTGGACATCCTGATTCAGACAATTTTACTAACCTATTTCCTCACCATAAATCTATGAATCATAATGATGATAATGATTTGGAGGAAAATATATTCTTGATTCTGGATAAGAGTTGTCTGAATCAGGATAACCAGGATTTAAGGATGTACACCGATTGTTATTTGTAGGTTTTCTGTGAATAGTTAATGGTTATAAATTCTGATTCAGAGAAAAATATATTTTCTATCATTCACAACAACCTATATTTTCTAAAAAACATCCTGTTAATCCTTTAATCGGTGGACATCCTGATTCAGACAATTAAAAAAGTTTCTTCCCCTGAATTACCTGCAAACTCCCACCAGCATATAAAATAGGTGACTGAACATCAAAACCATTTTCTCTTAACAAACCAGGTAAATCCGTTTTCAACAATTCCCAAGCCGTCTCGGTTTCAAACAACCAGAAAAATACCGCCAACCCCGGCCAAAATATCGGATTTGTGGGAGTGTGAAAATCCACCAAAGTAAACACTCCCCCCGGTTTTAACACCCGATAAACCTCTGCAATGATTTTTCGTAGTTGTTCCGGCTGCATTTCATGTAAAGCTGCGCTAGTATGGACAACATCAAATGAATTATCTGCAAAAGGCATATCCTCAGCAAACGCTTCTACATACATAGCATTTGTTACATTCTTCTTTGCTCGCTGTAGAGATAAGCTCGAAGCATCCAAGCCCGTGACATTTTCTGAAAGATTTACCAGAAATCTAGTAACTTGACCACTACCACAACATAAATCTAAAATATGAGGATCTGATTGTAGTTTTAAATTTTGTAAAGCCAATTGACGAAACCGGACTTCACCACCTACACTCACAGCCGCTAACCGAGAAATACCATCATATAGCCATTGATATCTGTAACTCAAATTTCTAAAAATTGTTGCCATTGTTTTTTTCCTGCCGATAAAGCTTTATATTTAATAAAGATATATTGTTAACAGTAGTAAAAAATCTGCAAAGATTGGGGGAAAGTAACTGCTATGGGTCGTATAGGGGTATTATTACTTAATCTAGGTGGTCCCGACAAACTCGAAGA
The window above is part of the Dolichospermum sp. DET69 genome. Proteins encoded here:
- a CDS encoding class I SAM-dependent methyltransferase yields the protein MATIFRNLSYRYQWLYDGISRLAAVSVGGEVRFRQLALQNLKLQSDPHILDLCCGSGQVTRFLVNLSENVTGLDASSLSLQRAKKNVTNAMYVEAFAEDMPFADNSFDVVHTSAALHEMQPEQLRKIIAEVYRVLKPGGVFTLVDFHTPTNPIFWPGLAVFFWLFETETAWELLKTDLPGLLRENGFDVQSPILYAGGSLQVIQGKKLF